A region of the Bryobacteraceae bacterium genome:
GTCGTCCAGACTGTTGATATCGCCATCCACCAGCAGCGCCATGCTCCCTCCCTATGGCCGCTCCTTCCCGCTGCGCGCCGGCCGCGGCTCGGCCACCACCTGCACCTGAATCTTTCGCGCAAATTCCTGGTTCTGGAATTCCGCCCTCTTTTCTGCCTCTTCTTTCTCGAATTGCTCCACCTCTTCCGGCGTTGCCAGCCGTGCGCGCCCCTCGACAATCAGCTTGCATCCGATGGTTTTTGGCACCTGCGTGATCACGCCGGCCTTGCCGCCGTCCGGGGTATCCAGGCTTACGACATAAATGTCTTTCCCCTCGATTTCCGCTTCTTTTTTGCGGAGTTCCTGATAATAACGCTTCAGATCCATATCGCTCCTTTCCGGCTGTCGAACTTGCCTGCAATCAGAACACGGGGCGGCCCGCCGGCCGCCCCGTCTCGCCAGATCAGCTCCGGACCTGCACGCCGTGGCTGTTCCGCAGCACGCCCACGCCGTAGAGAATGTCCACCGTGAACTGCTGCGCCAGCGTATTCGGCTGGTAGCTCATCACCACGCGGATGCCAAAATTGCCGACTTCGGCATACTCCGCAATGGCGCCCGTCCCCGGCAGCGGCTTCGGCAGCCGCCGGATGGCCAGCCCGATCGCGTTCCTCGCAAACGCAATGTTGTTCGTCGTCACCGGCGAGGATCCCGTCTTCTTCACAAACTGCGACCGGAAGACATAGAAGTCCTTCAGCCGCCCGATGCTGCCATCCACCAGCGCCCGCAGCCCGGCTTCGCCCGCCGTCTGATATTCGCTGAACCGCGGAATCTGCCGCAGTTGCGAATACGCATTCCCGTCCACCACCAGGTACTTCTGTTCGCTCTGCGGAACCTTCGCGTTGAACAGCGCCGTCTCTGCCGCGTCCACCACCGCTTCGGTCAGCGCCGTGCCGCCCGTGCCCACGGGAGTGTTCGCCGTGAACTGGCTGTACAGCCCCAGCAGGTCGCTTTCCACTTTCTCGGCCAGCGCGATCATCGCCGGCTCCATGTACAGCCGCAGAAGGTCCGGAACGGCGATCACTTTCGTCACGTCCGGAATCTGGAACGTCGCCTCGGCGTGCGTGTTCAGCACGATCTGCGCCGTCTCCACGTTGGGGTTCTGCGTCTGCACCGTCCCGCCCTCGGCAATGTTGTTGGCCACCATCGTCGGCGGAATCGGAACGTTCACCGTGTCGCCCGCCTGCGCCAGTTGCGGCTCGAAGTCACGGTTCACCAGATTGCCCATCACCAGGTGGCCCATCAGCGCCGGAAGCGCGTCCACGGCCACCAGTTTCACAATCGCATTGGCCAGATTGGCCGAAGTGATTGCTGCCATTCTTTTCTTCCTCTCCTTGCTTCTTCTGTTGCCTCTCTCCCGCGGCGGCTTCCGGCCCCCGCGCTATTCACTCCTCAGGCTTTGCAGCGCCACCTGGGAAATCTGTTCCCGGATCCTCTGCAACTCCTCCCGGCTCATTCCCGGCCGGATCTTTTCCAGGTCAATCACCGTCGCCCCGGAGGCCTGCCTCGGCGGACTCACCACCCCGCTCCCGCCGGCGATCCGCGCCGGAAGAAATTCGGGATTCTCCTGCACAAATTGCGACAGATATTCCCGGAAATTTCTCTCCCCTTCCGGCGTCCGCGCCACCAGCGTTCCGTCCGGCGCCCTTACGATTTCGTCCTTGACGATCTTGAACGCCAGGTCCACCTTCGACACGCCCAGCCGCTGAAGCTCGCTCTTGATCTGCGCATGGCGGTCGCTTTCCTCCGCCATCTGGCGGCTGCGCTTGTTTTCTTCGATCAGTTCATTCAGCCGCCGTTCAAGCTGCTCCCGCCGCTTCCTCTCTTCTTCGAGCTCCGCCTTGTAGGCTGGCTCGCTCGCACGCTTCTGAAGGTCGAGGTACTCCTCAATCGCGCTCCGCACCACGTTCCGGATGTCTTCCGCCTCCGTGGCTGCGGACGCGCGCGTCTCCTCGTGCTGTGCCTGCTCCATGTGCCTCCTCGCTTTCTTCGGTTTGCTCCGCCGCGCTCAATGCGCGGCGTCGATCTCCCGCGCGATCCGGTCCTTCACTTCCTGGCTCGCGTCGCAGAGATATTTCATGGCGAGCTTCTTCTGCACCTCCGCCCGCAGCGTCGGCGAGGGCACCCCCAGCCGCAGCAGCCGCTCGGCGTCTTCCAGCTCGCTGGAAAACTCGCCAATGTCGAACTCGTCCAGCCCCGACACCCCGATCTGAATGTCGTCCTGCCGCGCTTCGGCCAGCGTCCGCAGCAGCTTCTTCAGCGTGTCTTTCACCCGGTCGCCCATGCCGCGCAGCACCTCCTGCGTCACCAGGTAATCGCGCTGCTTGCTCACGCCCGTCAGCGCCGCATTCTTTGAAAGCGCTCCCCCGGCCTGGTGCAGCATGTAGCAGACCCGGTAGATCTCCTCCTTCAGCCGGTCAATGTTTTCAAGCGCAATCCGATATACGTGCCCCTCGGGCTCCGTCCACCCGAATCGGTCGTCCTTGCCCAGCTTCACGTAGTAGCTCTCCCCGACAACCTGCTTGAACTCGCTGTCGCTGTATATCACCGGCATCGCGAACAGCCCCATCGTCAGCGCCCACGCCAGCGCGTTCGACTTGTTGAAATGCTCAAGCTGAAGCGACGCCGCCTTGTTCATCAGCCACATTCCGTCACCCAGCGTGAACTCAAACACCGGGACGCGCCCCACGCCCGCCAGACCGTGCAGTCCCTCTTCCTCGAGCACCGCCGGACTGCGCTTCGTCCCCGTCTGCACCTGCCGCCACAGCTCATACCGGCACCGGTCGTACTTCACCCACTGCCGCAAAATTTTCTTTTCCCCGGTTTCTTCGTCGAAAACCTCCCGCTCCCCCCGCAGCACCACCCACTCGTATTCGCCCCGCTCGTCCTTCTGCCAGTGAATGACACTCTCTGCCGGATACTCGCTGAAATACCCGCGCGACAGCCCCATCGCCTCCTCCTCCGCACGGCTGCCCGCCGGCCGCGGACCCTTTGGAAAATCAATCACGATGTAGCTGCGTCCCATGACCAGCGCCTCCACCACCTGCCGGCGGAAAAAGTCGCTCAGCGAAGATCCGCGCCGGTCGCAGTCCTCGGCCAGTTCGTTGAAATAACGCCGCGCCGCCTCGTCGCGCCCTTCGAATGTCAGGATCGGCTCCCGCCGGAACAGCGTCGCCGCGTACCAGTCAATGATCGAACCAATGTAGTTCTCGTAAAACGCCCGGCTTACCCGCTCGCGGTAAACTGCCGCCGGCTCCTTCTGCCGCGGAATCAGGTACCGGTCCGCGTTCGCAATGAATTGCTCCCCGCCCGTATACAGATCCCGGTATTTTGGCCAGATCGTTTTCCAGGCTTGATATTCCGCATGCTCCCGGTTGATCAGCTCCATCGCCTGCTCCCTCACCAATACAGCCTCTCGTTCCGTTCCCCGGCCGCCGGCTCCGCCTGGCAGCGCGCCCACAGCAGATAGCCGAGCGCATCGCTCAGATGCGTCCGCCGCGGATCCTTCGCCTTGTCGATTTCGCTGCTGTCTTCCGCCCACTGCACGCGCTCGAAGTCCAGAATCAGTTCCTTGCACCGCGGATGCACCACCAGCCCCACATCGCCCGCCGCCGATCGCAGTTTCGCGTTCACCAGCGACGCCCGCTCCCGCACCGGCGGATTTTTCTTCGGAATGCGGTATGAAGGCTTCTCTCCACGCTCGGCGAAAAACTGCTCAATCACCTCCCGGTCCGTCGTGCCGGTCGTCTGAAGGTGCGACGCGCATGCATCCCCGTAAATCACCAGCCCCGCCTTCCAGCCCCCGTAGCGCCGTACGAACTCCTCGCACGCCTCCCGCGTGCTCGCGCGCCGCAGCACAATCTCGTCCAGCACCAAAAACTGACCGTCTTTCTCCTGCACCACCACGCTCGACATCGGATCCACGTTGAAATCCAGCGCCCAAAGCAGTTCCCGACCCGGGTCCGCTTCGATTTCCTGGACGTGAACCCGCCGGTCGAAAGCGTGATAAACGAGCCCCTGTGCCGGATTCAGATATTCGCCCAGCACCTCCTGCGCATAAAAGGCTTCGTCATAACTGTGTTTCAGCCGCTCGTAAAAGTCCGGTACTTTTTCCAGCAGATGCCGGTTTTCAAACGGCTTCGCCTGCACGCACGCGTATCCTTCCACCGGATTGTGGATGAACCGTTCCCACACCCAGTCGAATCCCTTCGGCGTCCACACCGCAAAACCGCACAGCCGCTGTGCCTTCGGGTCCCGCAGGCGCCCTTCCAGCCGCAACCACGCCTCCTCGCTCGCATACGTCAGCTCATCCACGCCAAACCATGCCAGGTTGGTCCCACGCAGCCGCTCGTACTCGTCCAGCGACCGGAAAATGATCCGCGACTGGGTGTCAGTCAACACCGCCTGGTTCTCCGCCTTGTTGAATTCGAACGGAATTTCGCTCTGCCGCAGAACCTCGAAAAATGCCGTCTGCGTCGCGTCCCTCAACATTGGATAAGTCGGCGCGCCGATCAGCCCGGTCCTTCCCGGATTCAGGTAGGCCAGCTTCAGCGCCTCATGACACAGCGCCTGGCTCTTGCCTGAGCCAATCGGCCCTGAAAATCCCTTGAACCTCGCCGTCAGCTCGTGAAATCTCTTCTGCGAGGGCAGCGGCGAATACGGAATCGTCCTCCGCACTCTCATTCCGCCTTCGGCTCCACCCACTCCACCTTCACCTTGCTCGGCCGCTCCAGGCCCAGCGCTTCCCGCAACTGAATCAGTTTCATCCCCTCGCTCGTCGTGATTCGGCAATCCCCCTGTTCCACGCGCTCGGCCAGTTGCATCAGCATCTTGTCCACCATTGCGCTCAGCTTCTTTCGGTCGAGCTTCCTTACCGTTCGCTTCCTGGCCGGAGCGGCCCCCTCCCTCTGCGGACTCGCCGTCTTCCGGGGCGCCGGCTGTTTTCCCGCCCTGCTCGTCCCTGCCTTGTGGGCCGCCTTCGCCGGCTGCGGCGTCTTCCGCGCCGCTCTCTTCCTCGTTTCGCCTGTCGCCATACCGTTCGGTATCCCCCGCCGGTTCAGAGCTTCGCCGCCCGCCAAAACATTCTTCTCCTGTCCCGTTGCAAACGCAGAAAAACAAAACGAATATTTCTTGTCGGCCGGCTGTGACTCACCCCCTTCCATTCCGCACTCCGCTTCAGGTACCGTGAGAGGGGATCAGCCACGTATGCTGAGAGAAGCGTTTCTCTTCCTCTCCCGCAACCGCACCCTCCGGCGATGGATGGAGACCTCGCCCGCCGCCGCCCGCCTCACCCGCCGGTTCGTTGCCGGCCAGCGCCTCGAGGATGCCATCGCCGTAGCCCGCCTCCTCCTTGACGAAAACATTCTTTCCACCCTCGACCACCTCGGCGAAAACGTCACCTCAGCGGACGAGGCCGCCGCCGCGCGCGCCTGCATCGAACAGGCGCTTGACGCCATCGCCGCCGCTTCCCTCCCCTCCACCGTCTCGATCAAACTCACCCAGTTCGGCCTCGATATCGGCGATTCGCTCTGCCGCGCCAACGTCGAAGCCGTTCTCCTCAAGGCCAAAGCCATCGGCTCCCGCGTCGAAATCGACATGGAATCCAGTGAGTACGTCGACCGCACTCTCCGCATCGTCGAAGACTTCCACCGGGTCAACGGCTCGCTCCGCGCCGTCCTCCAGGCCTACCTCTACCGAACCCACGACGACCTCCGTCGCCTCAACGCCCTCCGCGTCCCCGTCCGCCTTTGCAAGGGCGCATACAACGAGCCGCCCTCGGTCGCCTGGCCCAGGAAGAGCGACGTTGACGCCAGTTATGCCCGCCTGGCGCGCATCCTCGTCGAGGAAGGCGAAGACCCCGCCTTCGCCACACACGATCCCCGCATGATCGACATCGTCCTCGAGCACGCCGCCCGCAACGGCCGCGCCCCCTCGAGCTTCGAGTTCCAGATGCTCTACGGCGTCCGCCGCGACCTCCAGAAGATGCTCGTCTCCAGCGGCTTCCGCCTTCGCCTCTACGTCCCCTATGGCGATGCCTGGTATCCCTACTTCATGCGGCGCCTTGCTGAACGGCCCGCCAACGTCCTCTTCATCCTGCGCAACCTCTTCCGCCACTGACCCCCGTCCTCTTTCAGGAACTCCCGCCTCCCGGAGCGCGTCTAATGGATGGGCAGGTCGGGCCATGAAATTCTGGGCGTATCTCGCCGCCAAGCTGCTTGCTGCGTTCGTCCTCCTGCGCCTCGTGTGGCTCGGCATCGAAACCCTGCTGCCAGAGCCCCAGACCTTCCTCTACACACGCCTGCCGCGCTTCCCGCACGACCTCCCCTGGACCGCCGCCATCCTGCTTTTCTGGCTCTTCGCCGTCGGTCTGCTCGTCGTCATCATCTGGGACCAGCGCATCCGCTGCCGCACTTGCCTGCGCCGCCTCCGCATGCCTGTGGAAAGCGGCAGTTGGAGCCGCGCCACGCTGTTCGCCCCGCCCCGCAAGTCGCTCATCTGCCCGTACGGCCACGGCACCCTCGACGAGCCCGTCGCCCATGTCTCCGCTCAACCCCCCTCGGAATGGCACCGCCACCCCGACAACATCTGGGAAGAACTCGAAGCACTCGATAAGGACTCCCGCTAGCCTCATGCCAGAATAGAAGCAGGAAGATTCACCGCAGAAACACGTGCGCAAGAAATCCCCTCACCCTCCCGCAGGCCGCCACATCACCCCGTTCCGCATTCTCGCGGCTCTCATCTCGTTTTTTGTCATCACCGGCCTCATTGGGTTCGTCCTCACCTGGATCCACTATTCGCGCCTGGTCGACGAAAAGCTCAGGAAGGGCCCTTTTACGCAGACCGCCCGGCTCTACGCCACGCCTGAGCCTGTCAGTGTGGGCGACGAAGCCACCATTGAGGAGATCGTCGCCGCCCTCCGCCGCCGCGGCTACACCGAGGACCGCTCCAACCGCGCCGGCTGGTATCACGTCCGCGCCGACGGCATCGAAATCTTCCCCGGCATCGACTCCTACCCGCACTCCGAACCCGGCGTCATCTTCATCGAAAACGGCGCCGTCACCCGGATCATCTCCAGCCGCGATCACACCGAACGGCCTCGCTATTATCTCGACCCCGAACTCGTCACCAACCTCCACGACCGCCGCCGTGAAAAACGCCGCCTCGTCCGCTTCGACGACATCCCCAAGGTCCTCGTCCACGCCGTCATCTCCGCCGAGGACAAGCGCTTCTTCGAACATGCCGGCTTCGACCCCATTCGCATCATCCGCACTGCCTGGGTCGATATCACCCAGAACCGCCGTTACGGCGCCTCCACCATCTCCATGCAGCTGGCCCGCCTCCTCTGGCTGTCCACCGACAAGACCTGGAAGCGGAAGGCGCTCGAGGCCCTCATCACCCTTCAGCTCGAACAGAAGCTGACCAAGGAACAGATCTTCGAGTATTACGCCAACCAGGTCGATCTCGGCCAGCGCAAAAGCTTCGCCATCCACGGCTTCGGCGAGGCCGCCCAGGTCTACTTCGGCAAGGACATCCGGGATCTCCGCCTCGAAGAGGCGGCCCTGCTGGCCGGCCTCATTCAGCGGCCCAACTACCTCAATCCCTATCGCCACCCCGAGCGCGCCATCCAGCGCCGCAACATCGTCCTCGGCCTGATGCGGGAAAACGGCTACATCACCGAGCTTCAATACCTCGAAGCCGTCAAGGCTCCGCTGAAACTCGCCGAGGGCGGCGAAGAGTCCAGCGACGCCCCCTACTTCGTGGACCTCGCCTACGACGAACTCCAGGAAAACTTCTCCGAACTCGACTTCCAGGCCAACTCCTACCGCATTTACACCACGCTCGACATGAAGCTCCAGCGCGACGCCCTGGAAGCCGTTCAGATCGGCATCCGCGAAGTCGACGCCCTGCTGGCCAAAATGCGCCGCAAGTACCCCGAGCCGCAGGTCGCCCTCGTCTGCCTCGACCCCCACACCGCCGAAGTCAAGGCTCTCGTCGGCGGCCGCAGCTACGCCGCCAGCCAGTTGAACCGCGCCATCGCCCGCCGCCAGCCAGGCTCCGCCTTCAAGCCCTTTGTCTACGCCGCCGCCCTCAATACTGCCATCGAGGGCCGCGACCCCGTCATCACCCCCGTCACGCAGGTCGTCGACGAACCCACCACGTTTTACTACGACGGCCGCGAATACACCCCCAACAACTTCCGCCAGCAGTTCAACGGCCCGGTCACCCTCCGCTTCGCACTCTCCCGCTCGCTCAACATCCCCACCGTCAAGTTCGCGGAAATGGCCGGCTATCAGGCCGTGGCCGACCTCGCCGAGGCCGCCGGCCTCAAGGGCGTTAAGCCGACCCCCGCCCTCGCGCTCGGCGCCTACGAGGTCACCCCCCTGGACATCGCCAACGCCTACACCGTCTTTTCCAACCAGGGCGTCTGGGTCCAGCGCAACATGATCCGCGAGATCCGCTCCGCCGACGGCTCGCTCATTCACCAATACGAGCCCGTTACCCGCCAGGTGCTCGACCCCCGCGTCGCCTACATGATCGTCAACCTCATGGAAGAAGTGCTCCGCTCCGGCACTGGCGCCGGCGTCCGCTCCCGCGGCTTCTTCCTCCCGGCCGCCGGCAAAACGGGCACTTCGCACGACGCCTGGTTCGCCGGCTTCACGTCAAAGCTCCTCTGTGTCGTCTGGGTCGGCTTCGACGACAATCAGGAGCTGCCGCTGGAAGGCGCCAAGGCCGCCCTTCCCATCTGGACGGAATTCATGAAGCGTGCCCACCGCCACCGCGAATACCGCGGCGTCCAGCCCTTCTCGCCTCCCGATGGCGTAGCCATCGTCGACATCGACCCTCAGACCGGCCAGCTCGCCACCGCCACCTGCCCAAAGGTCCTCCAGGAGGTCTTCATCGCCGGCACGCAGCCCGTCGAGCTCTGTCACCTCCACGGCGGGGGCGGCCGCACCATCATCAGCAGTTGGGAGACCGATCCGCCCGCCCAGCCGCAGCGGCCCGCCGCAGCCCCGCCGTCCCGCGACCGCGCTTCCGGCCAGCCCGCCGCCCAACCGCCCGCCGCCCAGGCGCCAGCCGCTCCCCAGCCCGAGCAGAAGCGGGGATTCTGGGGCCGGATTCGGGCTATATTTAGGTAGGCTCATTGCCAGGAGGGCCATATGCGGTACCGGATCCTTCACCTCATCCCCTGCGGCCCGTCCATCCTGCTCGCCACCGCAATTCTTTTCGCCGCCGCTCAGGACCAGCCGCCACAGCCCCCGCCCCAGCAGGCCCAGACGGCCAAACCCCAGCTCACGCCCGAACAGCGCGGCGATATCTACATGGCGCGCCGGATGTACCGCGAAGCCATTGAAGCCTACCAGAGCGTCAGGCCCCCCACGGCTGTCATCCTCAACAAGATCGGCATCGCCTATCAGCAGATGGGCGACCTCGACTCGGCAAAGAAAATGTACGAGCGGGCCATCAAGCTCAACAAAAAATATCCTGAGGCCATCAACAACCTCGGCACCATTCACTACGCCCGCAAAAGCTACCGCCGCGCCATTTCGGCTTACAAAAAGGCTCTTCAGCTCAACCCGGATTCTGCTTCCATTTATTCAAACCTCGGCACCGCCTACTTCGCCCGCAAGGACTACCGCCGCGCGGTGGAATGTTACCAGAAGGCTCTTTCTCTCGATCCCGATGTCTTCGAACGCCGCGGCACCGCCGGCGTCCTGCTCCAGGAGCGCAGCGTCGAGGAGCGCGCCAAATTCCACTATTACCTCGCCCGCGTTTATGCCCAGAATGGACGCAACGACCTGGCACTGTTCTATATCCGCAAATCCCTGGAGGAAGGCTTCAAGGAGAAAAACCGGTATTTCGAAGAGGACGTTTTCGCAGAAATTCGAAAGCTCCCCGAATTTGAAGAAATCATGAAAATCGAGCCCCGTGTCCTGTAGCAGGCCGCCCAATAGGAAGCCTGATGAGACACATGGCGGCACAATCCAGGCCTTATTTCTGGCAGGTTCTAACAGTAATGTCCCGTTTCACCCCGATCCGGCTGGCTCTTTTCGCCAGCGCCTTTCTCGCCATTGCAGGCCTCTCTTCCTGCCGGAAATCCGGAGAGCCGTCCCCGCCGGTGCTCCGCGTCGCCATCCTTGCCCTGGAAGATCACTCCCCCTCCTCCGGCGCCGCCTGGCTGGCCCGTCTTCTTCCCTTCTCCCTGCGCCGCCAACTGGAAAGCACGCCCCGCCTTCAGTTGGCGGAAGTCCGCTCGGCCACCGACTTTGCGGGCGCGACCCACGAGCTCTCGGGCTTCCTCGACGCCCGGAACAACCATATCGAAGCGCATCTCTTCCTCTATCAACTTCCCTCTCACAAGCTCGCCGCCCATCGAGTTCTCACTGCACCCGGAACGCACTGGCGCAGTCTGCTCGAAGACACGGCCCGGTTCCTCACGTCGTCTCTCCGCGTAGAGGCCCGCCTGAACCCGGTCGCCGTCCACACCGAGCCGGCAGCGCGTGATCTCGTCCAGGCGCTCACGGCTGCCTCCCCGGCCGCAGCGCTCTCCGCCTTCCGTTCCGCCACGGAAGCAGACCCGGAATGCGGCTGGTGCTGGCTGGGCCTGGCCGAAACCGCTGCTGCTGTCGAGGGGCCGGATGGGCTTCGCCGCGTGATCGACACCGCCAGGCAACACCGGGACTCTTTCGATCCCCTCACGCTGGCACGCCTGGACCTGCTCGCCACACGCCTCAGCCCGAACCGCCTGAACGCCACCGCCGCTCTGGAAAAAATCGCCGCTCTCAACCCGTCTGACCCGCTGACGCAGCTCCGCCTTGCCGAAGTCTATACGGCGAACCGCCAGTTTTCGAAGGCTGAAGCCGTTCTTCGCAACGCCCTGGCCATCGAGCCCGGCCAGGCCGTCCTCTGGAATTCGCTCGCCTACGCTCAGGCCTGGCAGGGCCGCTTCGAAAGCGCAATGGAAGCCGTACGGCGTTACGGACAGCTGGATGCCGGCCCGAACCCCGACGACACCCGCGGCGAGATTCTCATGATGGCCGGCCGCTTCCCGGAGGCTGCGGCCGCGTTCGAACAAAGCTACCAGAAAGACCCAACCTTCAACGGCGGCGCCTCCCTGGAAAAGGCGGCCCTGTGCTGGATGCTGGCCGACGACTCGCGCCGCGCCTCGGAGTCCGTCTCGCGATGGCTCCGCGACCGTGCCGCGCGCAACGACCGCAACGCCGGACTGGCTCAGGCCCGCTGGGAACTCCTCTTCGGTCATCCCGCGGCCGCCACCGCCAGCTTCGCCCGCATCGCCCGCGACCGGCAGGATCGGTTGTCCCCGGTGGCCGCCTCCATGCTCGCGCTGCGCCTCGCCTTTTCTGAGCCGCCGGCGGCTTCTTCCTGGCTGCCGGGGGCGCCTTTGCGCGATGGCTGGCAGAATTTGTACCGCGCTTACGCCGCCGCCGCCGTGGATCCATCGTCCGTGCAAAGCATCCGCGACGAGCGTCTTCAGCTTGAGCT
Encoded here:
- a CDS encoding terminase, with the protein product MRVRRTIPYSPLPSQKRFHELTARFKGFSGPIGSGKSQALCHEALKLAYLNPGRTGLIGAPTYPMLRDATQTAFFEVLRQSEIPFEFNKAENQAVLTDTQSRIIFRSLDEYERLRGTNLAWFGVDELTYASEEAWLRLEGRLRDPKAQRLCGFAVWTPKGFDWVWERFIHNPVEGYACVQAKPFENRHLLEKVPDFYERLKHSYDEAFYAQEVLGEYLNPAQGLVYHAFDRRVHVQEIEADPGRELLWALDFNVDPMSSVVVQEKDGQFLVLDEIVLRRASTREACEEFVRRYGGWKAGLVIYGDACASHLQTTGTTDREVIEQFFAERGEKPSYRIPKKNPPVRERASLVNAKLRSAAGDVGLVVHPRCKELILDFERVQWAEDSSEIDKAKDPRRTHLSDALGYLLWARCQAEPAAGERNERLYW
- the putA gene encoding proline dehydrogenase, encoding MLREAFLFLSRNRTLRRWMETSPAAARLTRRFVAGQRLEDAIAVARLLLDENILSTLDHLGENVTSADEAAAARACIEQALDAIAAASLPSTVSIKLTQFGLDIGDSLCRANVEAVLLKAKAIGSRVEIDMESSEYVDRTLRIVEDFHRVNGSLRAVLQAYLYRTHDDLRRLNALRVPVRLCKGAYNEPPSVAWPRKSDVDASYARLARILVEEGEDPAFATHDPRMIDIVLEHAARNGRAPSSFEFQMLYGVRRDLQKMLVSSGFRLRLYVPYGDAWYPYFMRRLAERPANVLFILRNLFRH
- the mrcB gene encoding penicillin-binding protein 1B, with product MRKKSPHPPAGRHITPFRILAALISFFVITGLIGFVLTWIHYSRLVDEKLRKGPFTQTARLYATPEPVSVGDEATIEEIVAALRRRGYTEDRSNRAGWYHVRADGIEIFPGIDSYPHSEPGVIFIENGAVTRIISSRDHTERPRYYLDPELVTNLHDRRREKRRLVRFDDIPKVLVHAVISAEDKRFFEHAGFDPIRIIRTAWVDITQNRRYGASTISMQLARLLWLSTDKTWKRKALEALITLQLEQKLTKEQIFEYYANQVDLGQRKSFAIHGFGEAAQVYFGKDIRDLRLEEAALLAGLIQRPNYLNPYRHPERAIQRRNIVLGLMRENGYITELQYLEAVKAPLKLAEGGEESSDAPYFVDLAYDELQENFSELDFQANSYRIYTTLDMKLQRDALEAVQIGIREVDALLAKMRRKYPEPQVALVCLDPHTAEVKALVGGRSYAASQLNRAIARRQPGSAFKPFVYAAALNTAIEGRDPVITPVTQVVDEPTTFYYDGREYTPNNFRQQFNGPVTLRFALSRSLNIPTVKFAEMAGYQAVADLAEAAGLKGVKPTPALALGAYEVTPLDIANAYTVFSNQGVWVQRNMIREIRSADGSLIHQYEPVTRQVLDPRVAYMIVNLMEEVLRSGTGAGVRSRGFFLPAAGKTGTSHDAWFAGFTSKLLCVVWVGFDDNQELPLEGAKAALPIWTEFMKRAHRHREYRGVQPFSPPDGVAIVDIDPQTGQLATATCPKVLQEVFIAGTQPVELCHLHGGGGRTIISSWETDPPAQPQRPAAAPPSRDRASGQPAAQPPAAQAPAAPQPEQKRGFWGRIRAIFR